The Cryptococcus neoformans var. neoformans B-3501A chromosome 4, whole genome shotgun sequence genome has a window encoding:
- a CDS encoding hypothetical protein (HMMPfam hit to CBFD_NFYB_HMF, Histone-like transcription factor (CBF/NF-Y) and archaeal histone, score: 63.2, E(): 7e-16): protein MTGNGKGEDDVSLPKATVLKIIQEMLPEDISASKEAKDIIFDCCTEWIKLISTQSNMVCEASSKKTISPEHVVEALKQLGFEDFVAEVEESNKDFKQAQKERVRSQPDTKGMTEEELLELQERLFASSHARFAAGQQ from the exons ATGACAGGTAATGGTAAGGGCGAAGACGACGTCAGCTTGCCGAAAGCTACCGTCCTCAAGATCATCCAAG AAATGCTTCCAGAGGATATATCTGCATCAAAAGAGGCCAAGGACATTATATTTGACTGCTGTACTG AATGGATAAAGCTCATTTCCACCCAATCCAATATGGTCTGTGAAGCCTCTTCTAAAAAGACCATATCGCCTGAGCACGTCGTAGAAGCGCTCAAA CAACTGGGGTTTGAAGACTTTGTGGCCGAGGTGGAAGAGTCGAACAAGGACTTTAAACAGGCTCAAAAG GAGCGTGTACGATCACAGCCAGATACCAAGGGCAtgacagaggaagaactgCTGGAACTGCAAGAACGTCTGTTTGCGTCTAGCCACGCCAGATTTGCAGCAGGGCAGcaataa
- a CDS encoding hypothetical protein (HMMPfam hit to DSPc, Dual specificity phosphatase, catalytic domain, score: 95.8, E(): 1e-25) — protein MPHHDTVPAMPPSDAAKPDDLAIQDLSREVTSTGNIRLAAKRLAQSAQAEKLRNLKERASTRPQVAPPYARWADDPEEAEYLQSNVHAQAAHVEDQVLVSDEEDEEEKEAMGHMQEVVDGLWVGDLVAANDDDELEKNGIKNILSALRPSLKFSDKYAVYPLEIDDAADTDLLSHLPSCVAWIKEILDLRQKAAEPSSQQKNGTGNGESLKRSPDIDTVAQRGKPGGVLVHCQAGMSRSASIVAAYLMTEYDIDPMEAVAMIREKRPVIEPSATFWHQLGLFYNTDGKVSLKDRSTRQYYMERTTTQFINGDGTAPSVEKMAKYPASPSPSNPPTPKDHARRKIRCKMCRRHLAVREHMMDHILDQAPAVPASRPRTPSGASISSQRASFSSNAGMRFTDVMEEAGAGLLTDRERRGSQVSDVINPLTGLPGALSRRSSAGAGSNGALSPRATQTLYERDTVTSPLSISHNNNNNNNTTHLASRRESLLRNHSEPAGTMPPPVPSPTSHSTTSVPAPAPAQRALQSADQLNARLPPQLLALRMAGMGGAGASAPASPGTNTPEKERRDQSPSSANTNGGTGAAARRLSSLAMTSKDEKEATKLYERRASAGEGMYGPPPILVNPKCSGYFVEPLTWMEPVLSKGQVAGKLVCPNEKCGVKIGNFDWAGVQCGCKEWVTPGFCIHRSKVDEVF, from the exons atgCCCCACCACGACACTGTCCCCGCCATGCCACCTTCAGACGCTGCAAAGCCAGACGACCTCGCCATACAAGACCTCTCACGCGAGGTCACCTCCACAGGCAACATCCGCCTTGCGGCAAAACGTCTCGCCCAGTCCGCCCAGGCAGAAAAACTGAGAAATTTGAAAGAACGCGCGAGCACACGGCCTCAAGTCGCACCGCCATATGCCAGATGGGCAGATGAcccagaagaagctgaatATCTTCAGTCCAACGTCCATGCTCAGGCAGCGCACGTAGAAGACCAGGTGCTTGtgagtgatgaggaagacgaagaagagaaagaggccATGGGTCATATGCAGGAAGTCGTGGATGGTCTTTGGGTTGGTGATTTGGTAGCTGCcaacgatgatgacgagctTGAAAAAAATGGCATT AAAAATATCTTGTCTGCACTCAGACCGTCTCTCAAATTCTCAGACAAGTATGCAGTCTACCCATTGGAGATTGACGACGCTGCGGATACCGATCTGCTCTCCCACCTACCAAGCTGTGTGGCATGGATCAAAGAAATTTTAGACTTACGTCAAAAGGCAGCAGAGCCGTCATCTCAGCAGAAGAATGGTACCGGAAACGGCGAATCGTTGAAAAGGTCGCCAGACATTGATACCGTAGCCCAGCGGGGCAAGCCGGGAGGTGTCCTGGTTCATTGCCAAGCTGGCATGTCCAGATCAGCCAGTATCGTGGCGGCGTATCTGATGACCGAATATGATATCGACCCAATGGAGGCGGTGGCGATGATCAGGGAGAAGAGACCGGTAATAGAGCCATCCGCCACTTTCTGGCACCAGCTGGGATTGTTCTACAATACAGATGGCAAGGTATCTCTAAAGGATCGATCTACTAGACAGTACTATATGGAGCGAACCACTACCCAATTCATCA ACGGCGATGGGACAGCGCCCTCTGTGGAAAAGATGGCCAAGTACCCTGCATCGCCTTCCCCGTCCAATCCACCTACTCCCAAGGACCATGCGCGTCGCAAGATCCGATGCAAAATGTGCCGACGCCATCTGGCTGTGCGAGAGCATATGATGGACCACATTCTCGACCAGGCGCCTGCTGTACCCGCTTCCCGGCCGCGTACGCCTTCAGGCGCATCCATATCAAGCCAAAGAGCTAGCTTTAGCAGTAATGCAGGGATGAGATTTACCGATGTCATGGAAGAAGCCGGCGCGGGTCTTTTGACAGACAGGGAGCGAAGGGGCAGCCAGGTCAGCGATGTGATCAACCCCTTGACTGGCCTGCCTGGTGCATTGTCAAGAAGATCCAGTGCAGGCGCTGGGTCCAACGGTGCTCTCAGCCCTAGAGCAACCCAGACGCTATATGAGCGAGACACTGTGACGTCGCCGTTGTCCATCTcccacaacaacaacaacaacaacaacaccaCGCATCTGGCCTCGCGACGAGAATCTCTTCTCCGTAATCATTCCGAGCCCGCTGGAACTATGCCACCCCCTGTTCCCTCACCTACTTCTCATAGCACTACTTCTGTACCAGCTCCAGCTCCGGCTCAGCGTGCTTTGCAGTCTGCAGACCAGCTTAACGCGAGGTTACCGCCGCAGCTTTTAGCCCTTCGGATGGCGGGTATGGGTGGCGCCGGTGCGAGTGCTCCAGCCTCCCCAGGAACAAATACACCTGAAAAAGAACGCAGGGACCAgtctccatcttctgccAATACCAATGGCGGCACAGGTGCTGCAGCAAGACGATTGAGTTCACTTGCAATGACTtccaaggatgagaaggaagcgacGAAACTGTACGAGAGAAGGGCGAGTGCGGGGGAAGGAATGTATGGTCCACCACCTATACTTGTCAACCCCAAATGCTCAGGTTACTTTGTTGAACCT TTGACGTGGATGGAGCCCGTTCTCTCAAAGGGACAGGTTGCGGGAAAGTTGGTCTGTCCGAATGAAAAATGCGGTGTCAAGATTGGTAATTTTGATTGGGCCGGCGTGCAATGTGGATGCAAGGAATGGGTGACACCT GGATTTTGTATCCACCGAAGCAAGGTGGACGAGGTTTTCTAG
- a CDS encoding hypothetical protein (Match to ESTs gb|CF186336.1|CF186336, gb|CF186303.1|CF186303; HMMPfam hit to CBFB_NFYA, CCAAT-binding transcription factor (CBF-B/NF-YA) subunit B, score: 120.5, E(): 4e-33) has product MAASLPIFHLLPNHHPAYPPSPTFSDPAFSAQYDSAFPANMDLSKSSQHPLNGYPFPAPPGTSAPQYSSRHIPSYPNLVPPNFSRGSYPAVQGGEDPTTFLDLDLSQPGPSTYHQQQPQPQSAAHHYHQPDHEYVQSDAEDDESLVQVKEEQDERQEGEEQDADVDNEEPLYVNAKQYHRILKRRMARARLEELNRLVRSRKPYLHESRHRHACSRPRGKGGRFLTAEEIETLKRQEAEKASKGEDEAQASA; this is encoded by the exons ATGGCAGCCTCCCtccccatcttccacctcctcccgaACCACCACCCCGCCTACCCGCCGTCCCCCACCTTCTCCGACCCCGCGTTCTCCGCACAGTATGACTCGGCGTTTCCCGCCAACATGGACCTCTCCAAGTCCAGCCAGCACC CCCTCAACGGCTATCCCTTCCCCGCCCCGCCAGGCACATCAGCGCCCCAGTACTCCAGCCGCCACATCCCTTCCTACCCCAATCTCGTCCCGCCCAACTTTTCGCGCGGCTCGTACCCTGCCGTCCAAGGCGGCGAGGACCCCACGACGTTCCTCGACCTCGACCTCTCGCAGCCCGGGCCGTCGACCTAccatcagcagcagccacagCCGCAGTCCGCCGCACATCACTACCACCAGCCGGACCACGAGTATGTCCAAAGCGACGCAGAGGACGACGAGTCCCTCGTCCaagtgaaagaagagcaggatGAAcggcaggaaggagaggagcagGACGCCGATGTGGACAATGAGGAGCCGCTGTATGTGAATGCCAAGCAGTACCACCGGATCCTCAAGCGGAGAATGGCGAGGGCCAGGTTGGAAGAACTGAACAGGCTCGTGAGATCCCGCAAG CCCTACCTACACGAGTCGCGTCACCGCCATGCGTGCTCTCGACCAAGGGGTAAGGGCGGACGCTTCCTTACCGccgaggagattgagacGCTCAAGCGACAAGAAGCTGAAAAGGCGTCAAAgggcgaggatgaagccCAAGCCTCGGCGTAA
- a CDS encoding hypothetical protein (Match to ESTs gb|CF188270.1|CF188270, gb|CF187566.1|CF187566, gb|CF187372.1|CF187372; HMMPfam hit to LSM, LSM domain, score: 93.9, E(): 4e-25): MSAIAPVNPKPFLQDLTGKVVYVRLKWGLEYRGYLVSTDGYMNLQLANTEEIENGKSNGALGEVLIRCNNVLYIREFKDRAGGMDQD; the protein is encoded by the exons ATGTCCGCCATCGCA CCCGTCAACCCAAagcccttcctccaagaTCTCACAGGCAAGGTCGTCTATGTCCGATTAAAGTGGGGTCTCGAGTACAGGGGCTATCTCGTATCTACAGATGGCTACATGAACTTGCAA CTTGCTAACACTGAAGAAATTGAGAATGGCAAGTCAAATGGTGCTTTGGGAGAAGTCCTCATTCGCTGCAACAATGTTCTGTACATAAG AGAGTTCAAAGACAGGGCAGGCGGAATGGACCAAGATTAG
- a CDS encoding hypothetical protein (Match to ESTs gb|CF185905.1|CF185905, gb|CF185904.1|CF185904, gb|CF183085.1|CF183085; HMMPfam hit to OSCP, ATP synthase delta (OSCP) subunit, score: 117.8, E(): 2.6e-32), producing MPAIARQLLARGYATAATAVKAPLQLNSLTGTYATSTYLAALKKSPKELEALAKDVEAFDRKIRDDAKVAAFIQNPTLSASERAAALSSVVPSGASPILSNLLSVLSENGRLSSAPKVFADFHSLMAAYRGELEVVVTSAEPLDSKSLSRLDKALKGTEIAQGKTLKVVNRVNASVLGGLLVDFGDKTIDLSASSKVNRFNAALTQGV from the exons ATGCCCGCCATCGCCCGCCAGCTGCTCGCCCGGGGATACGCCACCGCCGCCACGGCCGTCAAG GCGCCGCTCCAGCTCAACTCGCTCACCGGCACCTATGCCACCTCCACCTACCTCGCTGCCTTGAAAAAGTCCCCCAAGGAGCTCGAGGCGCTCGCAAAGGACGTCGAGGCCTTTGACCGCAAGATCAGGGACGACGCCAAGGTGGCCGCTTTCATCC AAAACCCCACCCTCTCCGCCTCTGAGCGCGCCGCCGCCCTCTCCTCCGTCGTTCCTTCCGGCGCCTCgcccatcctctccaacctcctctccgtCCTCTCGGAGAACGGCCGTCTCTCCTCCGCCCCCAAGGTCTTTGCCGACTTCCACTCTCTCATGGCTGCCTACAGGGGTGAGCTCGAGGTCGTCGTCACCAGCGCCGAGCCCCTCGACTCCAAGTCTTTGAGCAGGCTGGACAAGGCTTTGAAGGGCACCGAGATTGCCCAGGGCAAGACTTTGAAGGTTGTCAACAGG GTCAACGCGAGCGTTCTCGGTGGTCTCCTCGTCGACTTTGGAGACAAGACGA TCGACctttctgcctcttccaagGTCAACCGATTCAATGCCGCCCTTACCC AGGGTGTGTAA
- a CDS encoding hypothetical protein (HMMPfam hit to PRP38, PRP38 family, score: 237.9, E(): 1.8e-68), with translation MSATKRGATAVHGSNPQYLIEKVIRARIYDSLYWKEHCFALTAESIIDKAIDLRAIGGVTDRQTPTPFICLVLKLLQLQPEKEILIEYLLAEEFKYLRALAAFYVRLTFRSLEVYEILEPLMKDYRKLRVVHAGGYSLTHFDEFIDELLTQERVCDIILPRRIKSLNEKAPGLRPLLDTLPAHPHVHPHHHPVLVDGLVPGLQPRQVTAMFRVRLH, from the exons ATGAGTGCAACCAAGCGAGGAGCCACAGCCGTTCACGGCAGCAACCCGCAG TACCTCATTGAAAAGGTCATCAGAGCCCGTATATACGACTCTCTGTATTGGAAAGAGCACTGTTTCGCCCTTACTG CCGAATCAATAATAGATAAAGCTATAGATCTTCGTGCTATTGGAGGTGTGACAGATCGCCAAACACCCACGCCTTTCATATGTCTAGTTCTCAAGCTTTTGCAACTTCAACCGGAAAAGGAAATCCTGATAGAGTATCTGTTGGCTGAGGAGTTCAA ATATTTGAGGGCGCTCGCAGCCTTTTACGTGCGGTTAACATTCAGATCATTGGAGGTCTATGAAATCCTCGAGCCACTGATGAAGGATTATCGGAAGTTACGGGTCGTTCATGCCG GCGGTTATTCTTTGACCCACTTTGATGAATTCATAGACGAACTGTTGACCCAGGAACGTGTCTGTGATATCATTCTTCCCCG GAGGATCAAGAGTCTGAACGAGAAGGCTCCCGGTCTCCGTCCCCTCCTCGATACACTTCCCGCTCACCCTCACGTACAcccccatcatcacccGGTTCTCGTGGACGGTCTCGTTCCCGGTCTTCAGCCTCGTCAGGTAACCGCTATGTTTCGCGTTCGCCTTCACTGA
- a CDS encoding hypothetical protein (HMMPfam hit to Nsp1_C, Nsp1-like C-terminal region, score: 91.7, E(): 1.8e-24) translates to MAAPNPFAGFGSKPQPSASGTSLFGNTSSQPASGSGLFGSSSTTNNSSATPAASGGGLFGGGAQTSGGLFGNNTTGANNNNNNSNAAAANSSTPAAPSGGSLFGGFGTGGFGTNNTATGSTTPASKPAFGGFGQSTTPAAPPPASTGTSLFGGAATGTSTGGGLFGAKPAEGTGAPGAASTTGGFTGFGAKPAGTTSAPATGGLFGSKPAESTPAASSSPAPSSGGGLFSFGAKPASTTTPAAPSLFGSAPAKDASSSTPTSGTPPTTSGGGPFGGGGLFGAKPAAPATEAPKADTATTAPAAPTSGLFGGVGASKPAEAPKPAAGGFSFGNLGAKPATPSTTEAPKTGGFSFGASAPSADKKDEMPAEAPKTGGFSFGAPAAAASNEEKKTDKPAEAPKPGGFSFGNIGTSATTASGDDKGKAPEAPKAGGFSFGGLGAKTDGDKDKAPAAPTPAAPAAGGLFGAKPADAGQSSTAAPSASGGLFGANPNTTAAASTTTPAVPTAPIASAPANVEKPSEPVPNLLRGKALDDIVEGWNKDLEEQVKEFERQAGEVREWDKILVRNGNQITALRRQVLEAQQTQAAVDEPLNYFEAQQNQLESMLDVYEKEIAKMSNDSTRPLAAKMPADREREKAYTLAEDLNKQLDDLSRNLSQMIEQVNKISTSQSSLDASTSSLTNRPGTPSASAADAASQMPDDPVSQLSAILGAHLRALSSIDSSAGKLSTKVGELETKMGSSGSARGWGLPRR, encoded by the exons ATGG CCGCCCCAAACCCCTTCGCCGGCTTCGGCTCAAAGC CCCAACCCTCCGCTTCCGGCACCTCACTGTTTGGAAACACTTCGTCTCAACCTGCTTCTGGTAGCGGCTTATTCGGCTCGTCATCCACTACAAACAACTCCTCTGCTACCCCTGCCGCCTCGGGGGGCGGCTTATTTGGCGGTGGGGCACAGACTTCTGGCGGTTTGTTCGGAAATAACACCACCGGTGCCAATAATAACAATAACAACTCAAACGCGGCAGCTGCAAACAGCTCGACTCCTGCAGCGCCCTCTGGAGGTAGTCTATTTGGAGGATTTGGAACTGGAGGATTTGGAACGAACAATACGGCGACTGGGTCCACGACTCCAGCTTCTAAACCTGCTTTTGGTGGCTTTGGTCAATCCACTACACCGGCCgcacctcctccagctAGTACAGGGACAAGCTTATTTGGAGGCGCTGCTACCGGCACAAGCACAGGTGGTGGCTTGTTTGGTGCTAAACCTGCAGAAGGCACTGGAGCACCTGGCGCAGCGTCAACAACGGGTGGATTTACAGGGTTTGGAGCAAAGCCTGCCGGCACCACATCTGCGCCTGCAACAGGTGGACTTTTTGGTTCAAAGCCTGCAGAATCTACCcctgctgcttcttcttctcctgcgCCCTCATCCGGTGGTGGCCTCTTTTCATTCGGTGCTAAACCCGCCTCCACTACTACACCTGCTGCTCCTTCACTTTTCGGCTCTGCTCCTGCCAAGGatgcttcttcatcaactccTACATCTGGCACACCACCCACCACTTCTGGAGGCGGACCCTTTGGGGGTGGGGGGCTTTTTGGTGCCAAGCCCGCTGCTCCTGCTACAGAGGCTCCTAAAGCTGACACCGCCACCACTGCCCCGGCTGCCCCAACCAGTGGTTTGTTTGGGGGAGTAGGTGCCTCAAAACCCGCTGAAGCACCTAAGCCTGCTGCTGGAGGGTTCTCCTTCGGTAACTTGGGAGCCAAACCTGCTACTCCTTCTACCACTGAAGCTCCCAAAACGGGAGGCTTCAGCTTTGGAGCTTCTGCCCCAAGCGCTGATAAGAAGGACGAGATGCCGGCTGAAGCGCCCAAGACGGGAGGCTTCAGTTTTGGCGCCCccgctgctgccgcttccaacgaagaaaaaaagactGATAAGCCTGCAGAGGCTCCCAAACCGGGTGGATTCAGCTTTGGTAACATTGGTACATCCGCAACAACGGCCTCTGGAGACGATAAAGGCAAGGCGCCTGAAGCTCCTAAGGCTGGCGGGTTCAGTTTTGGCGGTCTTGGTGCAAAGACAGATGGTGACAAGGATAAGGCTCCAGCTGCGCCTACGCCTGCTGcgcctgctgctggtggcTTGTTTGGAGCCAAGCCTGCCGATGCTGGTCAAAGCAGTACCGCCGCCCCTTCAGCTAGCGGTGGTCTCTTTGGTGCCAATCCCAACACTACCGCGGCGGCTTCTACCACTACACCTGCTGTACCAACCGCCCCCATTGCTTCCGCCCCAGCCAATGTGGAGAAGCCCAGCGAACCCGTTCCCAACCTTCTTCGTGGCAAAGCCTTGGATGATATAGTGGAAGGATGGAATAAGGATTTAGAGGAGCAAGTGAAGGAGTTTGAGAGGCAGGCTGGTGAGGTGAGGGAGTGGGATAAGATTTTGGTCAGGAATGGTAACCAA ATTACAGCTCTTAGAAGACAAGTGTTGGAGGCTCAGCAGACCCAAGCTGCTGTTGATGAACCGTTGAACTACTTTGAGGCTCAGCAAAATCAGCTGGAAAGTATGTTGGATGTGtatgagaaggagattgcAAAAATGTCAAACGACAGCACCAGGCCGTTGGCGGCGAAAATGCCGGCTGATCGAGAGCGGGAGAAGGC TTACACACTTGCCGAGGATCTTAATAAACAGCTCGATGACCTGTCTCGTAACCTGTCACAGATGATTGAACAAGTAAACAAAATTTCGACCTCCCAATCATCCCTCGACGCAAGCACGTCCTCTCTCACGAACCGTCCTGGGACACCCTCCGCGTCTGCTGCTGACGCAGCTTCACAAATGCCAGATGACCCAGTTAGCCAGCTTTCTGCTATTCTTGGTGCGCACTTGAGGGCATTGAGCTCAATCGACTCCAGTGCGGGCAAACTATCTACCAAGGTTGGAGAGTTGGAAACCAAGATGGGCAGTAGCGGGTCTGCCCGGGGATGGGGATTGCCAAGGAGATGA
- a CDS encoding hypothetical protein (Match to ESTs gb|CF184333.1|CF184333, gb|CF184332.1|CF184332), translating into MSQDEPTRRSPHLHSDATGNSLSAQDTSSKDFEGMKTVNARSDAETAASGKRVKVFHASTPEEEQARRHRALGNEDAMVREEETSAEAEGNEQSNKDEDASTATTSSAIHQRERDQGADLADSNDVNMDDDESPKVSTVPLAEETDEEWWDLKMQWGGKVYDIHVGGNDMVYDFREKIASLTSIPPDAQKLIGLSPTVKGKLNASHDAMRFAHLGVRKGGKFVLVGTKVEERFVDPIKEQEGEGGEGEFDVDYKGIGPGNDPRNKRKIQEIIDKVPITVMNAPREGKKLLVLDLDYTIVDTKSLLNGTLPSSECARPGLHDFLELVYPHYDIVIWSQTSWRWLETKLVELDLFNNSRGYKISFVIDRTCMFPVFSQRNGQPYKHEVKPLAYLWASFPQWSAKNTIHIDDLSRNFALNPGEGLKIRAFNKAGSPDGRRDRELIKLGTYLIGIAASESDFTTMNHKYWSGRVKGRRGRH; encoded by the exons ATGTCGCAGGACGAACCAACCCGTCGTTCACCGCACCTTCACTCAGACGCCACGGGCAACAGCCTCTCCGCTCAAGATACGTCATCAAAGGACTTTGAAGGGATGAAAACTGTCAATGCCCGTTCGGACGCGGAGACAGCAGCTAGTGGTAAGCGAGTAAAGGTTTTCCATGCTTCCACCccagaggaggagcaggcGCGGCGGCACAGGGCGCTCGGGAACGAAGATGCGATGGTGCgtgaagaggagacaagtgcggaagcagaaggaaaCGAGCAAAGCaacaaggatgaggatgctTCTACAGCAACCACATCCTCTGCTATCCAtcaaagagaaagagacCAAGGCGCCGACTTGGCTGATTCCAACGATGTAAATATGGACGACGACGAATCGCCCAAAGTCTCCACCGTGCCTTTGGCCGAAGAGACAGACGAAGAATGGTGGGACCTGAAAATGCAGTGGGGCGGTAAAGTGTACGACATTCACGTCGGTGGAAATGATAT GGTCTATGATTTCCGCGAGAAGATCGCTTCCCTCACGTCTATACCCCCCGACGCACAGAAACTCATCGGTCTTTCGCCAACCGTCAAGGGCAAGCTCAACGCCTCACACGATGCCATGCGATTTGCCCATTTGGGGGTTAGGAAAGGCGGTAAATTCGTTCTGGTCGGGacaaaggtggaggaacgTTTTGTGGACCCTATAAAGGAacaggaaggggagggtgGGGAGGGCGAATTTGATGTAGATTATAAAGGCATAGGTCCGGGTAATGATCCCAGaaataagagaaagatACAAGAGATTATTGACAAGGTGCCGATTACG GTTATGAATGCTCCtagagaaggaaagaaactTCTCGTCCTCGACTTAGATTATA CAATCGTAGACACAAAGTCTCTTTTAAACGGaacccttccatcctcggAATGTGCCCGGCCAGGATTACATGACTTTCTCGAACT CGTTTATCCGCACTATGACATAGTTATATGGTCCCAGACGTCTTGGCGATGGCTAGAAACCAAATTAGTAGAGCTAGACCTGTTTAACAACTCTAGAGGGTATAAGATCTCATTTGTAATCGATCGGACCTGTATGTTTCCC GTATTCTCTCAACGAAACGGCCAGCCATACAAGCATGAAGTCAAACCTCTGGCATACTTGTGGGCATCGTTCCCTCAGTGGTCAGCTAAGAAT ACTATACATATCGACGACCTTTCAAGAAATTTTGCATTAAATCCGGGAGAGGGGCTAAAG ATTCGAGCATTCAACAAGGCCGGTTCTCCTGATGGGCGGAGGGATAGAGAATTAATAAAGCTTGGGACATAT TTGATTGGGATTGCTGCATCGGAGAGCGATTTCACCACGATGAACCACAAG TACTGGAGTGGGAGGGtaaagggaaggagaggacgGCATTAA